In the genome of Flexistipes sinusarabici DSM 4947, one region contains:
- a CDS encoding LysE family translocator encodes MLSVETLVTFITASVLLGLAPGPDNIFVLTQSALRGKGSGLIVMFGLCTGLIVHTTAVALGVAIVFKTSAIAFTALKFIGAGYLLYLAWKVFTAPVEQIKGRSEQKNNYRKLYFRGIIMNITNPKVSIFFLAFLPQFADPTRGSITLQLILLGGLFILATILVFGSIALLGGTIGQIINQSGHIQRILNKFAGAVFVALALKLATSSR; translated from the coding sequence ATGTTATCCGTTGAAACACTTGTAACATTTATTACAGCTTCAGTTTTACTTGGACTGGCTCCGGGGCCGGATAACATATTTGTGTTAACCCAGTCCGCTTTACGCGGGAAAGGTTCGGGCCTAATCGTTATGTTTGGTTTATGTACAGGGTTAATAGTTCATACCACAGCTGTAGCTCTTGGTGTTGCAATAGTTTTTAAAACATCTGCAATTGCTTTTACTGCTCTCAAGTTCATCGGTGCGGGTTATCTCCTTTATCTTGCCTGGAAAGTCTTTACTGCTCCCGTTGAACAAATTAAGGGCAGATCTGAGCAAAAAAACAATTATCGTAAGCTTTATTTTCGCGGGATAATCATGAATATCACGAACCCTAAAGTATCTATTTTCTTTTTGGCCTTTTTGCCACAATTTGCGGATCCAACAAGAGGATCTATAACATTACAACTGATTCTGTTAGGAGGGCTATTTATTCTTGCTACAATATTAGTATTCGGAAGCATTGCGCTTCTTGGGGGCACTATTGGGCAAATTATAAATCAATCAGGCCATATCCAAAGAATATTAAATAAATTTGCTGGGGCTGTTTTTGTTGCTTTGGCACTAAAACTGGCTACCTCAAGTAGATAG
- the corA gene encoding magnesium/cobalt transporter CorA, translating to MIKFYLKKKGKISLYTQDSFETLPAKEDILWIDITFPSQNDFKIIESEYNLEFPTRQESQEIEVSSRFWEDEDDITINSFFMISEDKHSYNESISFILKDHMLITIRYREFKTFNDCEKKLLSAPNLFISGYDVFGYILESRIDIDADIIENLSRSVTTLRKQLFSDETDNEDILEIISRFEDMNTMIRDSLIDKQRIISSMLKSPKVPQSLLNNLKIMIKDVNSLIEYTKYNFDRLDYIHNIFLGLLGIEQNKVVKIFTVVSVIFLPPTLIASIYGMNFKFMPELDWLLGYPFSLGLMLASAILPIFIFKKKGWL from the coding sequence ATGATCAAATTTTACCTTAAGAAAAAGGGCAAAATTAGTCTGTACACTCAGGACTCTTTTGAAACACTTCCGGCTAAAGAAGATATACTGTGGATAGATATAACATTCCCATCACAGAATGATTTCAAAATAATAGAAAGTGAATACAACCTTGAGTTTCCCACCCGTCAGGAATCTCAGGAAATTGAGGTAAGTTCCCGTTTTTGGGAAGATGAAGATGATATTACGATAAACAGTTTCTTTATGATTTCTGAAGATAAACATTCTTATAATGAAAGTATCAGTTTTATTCTGAAAGACCATATGCTTATCACAATCAGATACAGGGAATTCAAGACATTTAACGACTGCGAGAAGAAGCTTTTATCCGCACCAAATTTATTCATCAGCGGCTATGATGTATTCGGGTACATACTTGAATCACGAATTGATATAGATGCGGATATTATTGAGAATTTGTCCAGATCAGTTACTACACTCAGAAAGCAGCTTTTCTCAGACGAAACAGATAATGAAGATATTTTGGAGATAATTTCCCGTTTTGAAGATATGAACACGATGATAAGAGACAGTTTGATCGATAAACAGCGCATAATATCTTCCATGTTAAAATCACCGAAAGTACCACAGTCTTTACTGAACAATCTGAAAATAATGATAAAAGATGTTAACTCTTTGATCGAATATACAAAATACAATTTTGATCGTCTTGACTATATACACAACATTTTTTTGGGACTCCTGGGGATAGAACAAAACAAAGTGGTGAAAATTTTCACCGTGGTTTCCGTTATCTTCCTGCCCCCTACCCTTATCGCAAGTATTTACGGGATGAATTTTAAGTTCATGCCGGAGTTGGACTGGTTATTAGGCTATCCATTTTCATTAGGACTGATGCTTGCTTCCGCAATACTGCCTATATTCATATTCAAAAAGAAAGGATGGCTGTAA
- a CDS encoding quaternary amine ABC transporter ATP-binding protein: protein MDDKVKIKIKNVSKIFGDYPEEALKLLDDGYDKDTIMEKTKQAVGVAKASFNVYEGEIVVVMGLSGSGKSTLVRCINRLIEPTAGEIYVDDINVLKLDEKELREFRQKYTGMVFQHFALFPHWTVLRNTAYGLEIQDVDKAEREEKAMKALEMVGLKGWEDNLPEQLSGGMQQRVGLARALALDPEVLLMDEAFSALDPLIRSDMQDELINLQEKMQKTILFISHDLDEALKLGDRIVLMKDGGVVQIGTPEEILTNPADEYVRRFVEDVDSTKVLTAESVMKKSEAVGYLKSDGPKTILRKMRKNNIASLFVVDENHKVVGIVNVSDVAKYVNKGMDSVRDIVDRDIIKVKLDTPAHDLFDLIKGSKYPLAVVNDDDHLKGVVVRGSLISMLSREEVIDE, encoded by the coding sequence ATGGACGACAAAGTTAAAATTAAAATCAAAAATGTTTCCAAGATTTTCGGCGATTATCCTGAAGAAGCTCTGAAGTTACTTGATGACGGCTACGACAAAGACACAATTATGGAAAAAACCAAACAGGCTGTAGGCGTTGCCAAAGCCTCTTTTAATGTCTATGAAGGTGAAATTGTTGTTGTTATGGGGCTTTCTGGCAGTGGAAAATCAACACTTGTAAGATGTATAAACAGGCTTATCGAACCCACTGCAGGTGAGATTTATGTGGATGATATAAATGTTTTAAAGCTTGATGAGAAAGAATTAAGGGAGTTCAGACAAAAGTATACTGGCATGGTTTTCCAGCATTTTGCTCTGTTCCCACATTGGACGGTGTTGAGAAATACGGCATACGGTCTTGAGATTCAGGACGTTGACAAAGCTGAAAGAGAAGAAAAGGCAATGAAAGCACTTGAAATGGTTGGATTGAAAGGATGGGAAGATAATCTGCCGGAACAGCTTTCAGGTGGTATGCAGCAGAGAGTTGGTCTTGCCAGAGCATTGGCTCTTGATCCGGAAGTATTGCTTATGGATGAGGCATTCAGCGCACTTGATCCTTTGATCAGAAGCGATATGCAGGATGAACTTATTAATCTCCAGGAAAAGATGCAGAAAACCATTCTCTTCATCAGTCACGACCTTGATGAAGCTCTGAAGCTTGGTGACAGAATTGTGCTTATGAAAGACGGCGGTGTTGTTCAGATCGGTACTCCGGAAGAAATTCTTACCAATCCTGCCGATGAATATGTCAGAAGATTTGTGGAGGATGTTGATTCTACAAAGGTTTTAACTGCTGAATCGGTCATGAAAAAATCTGAAGCGGTTGGTTATCTGAAAAGTGACGGACCGAAAACTATTTTGAGAAAAATGCGGAAAAATAACATTGCCAGCCTTTTTGTTGTTGATGAAAATCATAAGGTGGTTGGAATAGTTAATGTCAGTGATGTTGCCAAATATGTGAACAAGGGCATGGATTCTGTACGTGATATTGTTGACAGAGATATAATAAAAGTAAAACTTGATACTCCTGCTCATGATCTTTTCGACCTTATAAAGGGGTCTAAATATCCGCTTGCTGTGGTCAATGATGATGATCATTTGAAAGGAGTGGTGGTCAGAGGTTCGCTTATATCGATGTTGTCCAGAGAGGAGGTAATTGATGAGTAA
- a CDS encoding ABC transporter permease, giving the protein MSNIPRIPLGDWIEAFINFLVDNLSVLTQAFSTVTEKGLDWLEAAFLFLPPWLFIIIVAALTYWATKRKGVTLFALLGLLLIWNLDLWRVSISTISLVIVATLFSICMGVPIGILAALYQKIYKIVTPILDFMQTLPAFVYLIPAISFFGLGKVPAIFATVIFSIPPTIRLTALGIRQVPKDLVECSEAFGSDKKQRLFQLQLPIAKPTIMAGVNQTIMLALSMVVIAAMIGAAGLGGEVWRGIQRLWVGRSFEAGIGIVIIAIILDRITQSVTK; this is encoded by the coding sequence ATGAGTAATATTCCGAGGATACCCTTAGGTGACTGGATAGAAGCTTTTATAAATTTTTTGGTTGATAATTTGTCTGTGCTTACGCAGGCTTTCTCTACTGTAACTGAAAAGGGACTGGACTGGCTGGAAGCTGCATTTTTGTTTTTACCGCCATGGTTGTTTATAATTATAGTAGCTGCCCTTACTTACTGGGCAACAAAAAGGAAAGGCGTTACACTTTTTGCACTGTTGGGTCTTTTGCTGATTTGGAATCTGGATTTATGGCGCGTATCTATAAGTACTATATCACTTGTTATTGTTGCTACACTTTTTTCAATATGTATGGGGGTACCTATAGGTATTTTGGCAGCGCTTTATCAGAAAATATATAAAATAGTTACTCCAATTCTGGATTTTATGCAGACACTGCCTGCTTTTGTCTATCTGATTCCTGCTATTTCTTTTTTCGGCCTGGGTAAAGTTCCTGCGATATTTGCTACGGTTATTTTCTCCATTCCTCCTACGATACGTTTAACAGCTCTTGGAATCCGTCAGGTTCCGAAAGATCTTGTTGAATGTTCGGAAGCTTTTGGTTCTGATAAGAAGCAGCGTTTGTTTCAGCTGCAGCTTCCCATTGCCAAGCCGACGATAATGGCCGGAGTCAACCAGACGATTATGCTTGCTCTCTCAATGGTTGTTATTGCAGCTATGATTGGTGCGGCCGGACTTGGTGGCGAAGTTTGGCGTGGTATTCAGAGACTTTGGGTTGGCAGAAGTTTCGAAGCCGGTATAGGTATTGTTATTATCGCTATAATACTTGATCGAATCACACAAAGTGTGACGAAATAG
- a CDS encoding glycine betaine ABC transporter substrate-binding protein, with protein sequence MKKLTKIIAVMLTMLILSASAVMAKQEKVTIPYVEWARCVAITHVAGGILEDMLGYEVQLRSVANAAMWASVASGDSDALMCAWLPLTHGDLYKKYKDDIVNAQTNYKGAITGLVVPSYVKADSISELAKYKEKFNGEIIGIDPGAGMSKAIDKAIKNDTSNLGEFKYVTGSGAIMMASLDRAIKNHEWIVVPLWKPHWAFGAYDLKILKDKNGIFSEAETIDTIVREGLKKDDKLLYSFFSNFDWTQLDLGPVLVDNKNQMAPEKSAEKFIENNKEKIKKLLEPVKEAAK encoded by the coding sequence ATGAAAAAATTGACTAAAATTATTGCTGTAATGCTGACAATGTTAATTTTGTCTGCAAGTGCAGTTATGGCTAAGCAGGAGAAGGTTACCATACCTTATGTTGAGTGGGCAAGATGTGTGGCAATTACACATGTTGCAGGCGGTATCCTTGAAGATATGCTGGGCTATGAAGTACAGCTCAGATCTGTTGCAAATGCTGCAATGTGGGCATCTGTTGCAAGCGGAGATTCTGATGCTCTGATGTGTGCATGGTTGCCACTTACTCACGGTGATCTTTATAAAAAATATAAAGATGACATTGTTAACGCCCAGACAAACTATAAGGGCGCAATTACAGGACTTGTAGTACCTTCATATGTTAAAGCTGACAGTATTTCAGAACTGGCAAAGTATAAAGAGAAGTTCAACGGTGAAATCATAGGTATTGACCCGGGAGCCGGTATGTCCAAGGCAATTGATAAGGCAATTAAAAATGATACCTCAAACCTTGGTGAGTTCAAATATGTGACCGGCAGTGGTGCTATCATGATGGCAAGTCTTGACAGAGCAATCAAAAATCACGAATGGATCGTTGTTCCTCTTTGGAAACCTCATTGGGCATTTGGTGCTTATGACCTGAAAATTCTGAAAGATAAAAACGGTATTTTCAGTGAAGCTGAAACAATTGACACCATTGTACGTGAAGGTTTGAAGAAAGATGATAAACTTCTTTACAGCTTTTTCAGCAACTTTGACTGGACACAGCTGGACCTCGGTCCTGTTCTTGTTGATAACAAGAACCAGATGGCTCCTGAAAAGAGTGCCGAGAAATTTATCGAGAATAACAAAGAGAAGATTAAAAAGCTGTTAGAACCTGTTAAAGAAGCAGCTAAGTAA
- a CDS encoding ABC transporter ATP-binding protein encodes MIHVHNLFVELTHSQPRTYILRDISLELKKGEILGIAGESGSGKTVLSKTLMGLIKEPLIKTDGTISIKGEKYSTLSHLKKYRGRFFSMIFQNPSASLNPVFTVGYQLIETLMTFNKEMNKKEAEKEAVKLLSEVEIDHPEERMKSYPHNLSGGMNQRVMIALALSTNPEILIADEPTTALDVTIQAQIIDLLLKLNKQKSISIIFISHDLSLLQTICDNILILYAGELMEKISASDLKSDMIRHPYTYALKSCIPDINKKEDFLFSIPGTIKSNTAEDDNRCVFHDRCNYMTNICETKKPKINESINYKCHHPLLQK; translated from the coding sequence ATGATTCATGTACACAACCTCTTTGTAGAACTAACGCATTCCCAACCAAGAACTTATATCTTAAGAGATATCTCACTGGAACTTAAAAAAGGTGAGATCCTTGGAATTGCCGGAGAATCAGGCTCTGGAAAAACAGTCCTTTCAAAAACATTGATGGGGCTGATAAAGGAGCCTCTCATAAAAACAGACGGCACAATCAGTATAAAAGGTGAAAAATATTCCACTCTTTCCCATTTGAAAAAGTATCGCGGCCGCTTTTTCTCAATGATATTTCAGAACCCTTCTGCTTCACTCAATCCTGTATTTACAGTGGGTTATCAGCTTATTGAAACGCTGATGACGTTCAATAAAGAGATGAACAAAAAAGAAGCAGAAAAAGAGGCTGTCAAACTGCTTTCGGAAGTTGAAATAGACCATCCTGAGGAACGCATGAAAAGTTATCCGCATAATTTGAGCGGCGGTATGAACCAAAGAGTTATGATAGCACTAGCCCTTTCAACAAATCCAGAAATTCTTATTGCTGATGAACCCACAACTGCTCTGGATGTTACAATTCAGGCTCAGATAATAGATTTACTGCTTAAACTGAATAAGCAGAAATCAATCTCAATTATATTCATCTCCCATGATCTGTCACTGCTGCAGACAATATGTGACAACATTTTAATTTTATATGCCGGGGAATTAATGGAAAAGATAAGTGCTTCTGATCTTAAATCAGATATGATAAGGCATCCGTATACCTATGCTCTGAAAAGCTGTATCCCTGATATTAATAAAAAAGAAGATTTTCTTTTTTCCATTCCGGGTACAATTAAATCCAATACCGCTGAAGATGATAACAGATGCGTATTTCACGACAGATGCAATTATATGACAAATATATGTGAAACGAAAAAACCCAAAATAAATGAAAGTATTAACTACAAATGTCATCACCCGCTTTTGCAAAAATAA